One Sanguibacter keddieii DSM 10542 genomic window carries:
- a CDS encoding ATP-binding protein has protein sequence MLRRLSVRGKILATLAVPVIVLFFAAGLFSVAAFDDAKVASQAEDAVDLGPAIEAASAALSEERTVSVTTARGQTTAEIVAVRKVTDEALASLATAFRAVDVSAIDPRVRTALDGALASNNLDLVVIRDEQKRGTVGPDDLSTRYTALIKRLPAGLSALSAGLTDRQLAADVDAYVTSLDALDQLGAELPLMQQALIDASRDKLAINRVYALTTIVADTNAARARATEAVAFLDDTDLILPRANVEYTGLRRLLATGDFSSVRPDLAARWPGAVETEVNRIAPLNETLSVRMAEAASDSTASARSTAIATVIIAMLTVLASVVVALLIARRITGPLKHLTKTAGEVRDQLPRLVEQTAVPGAMPDFELPEIVVESDDEVGQLAAAFNDVNHTTVEVAREQAALRGSIAEMFVNVARRDHVLLNRQLAFLDDLERSEEDPNILANLFRLDHLATRMRRNSESLLVLAGIDSGRRVRQPMPVSDVVRTASSEIELYDRIHLNLQSDPLMLGHTALNAAHLVAELLENATMFSEPNTAVEVTTTRTSHYVTIEVRDHGLGMSADDIASANEKVASRSPSDVIGVQRLGLFVVGRLADKLGAHVVFGLPVDGSAGTVVTVSLPLSLFVDESDVPLQLPTDPLVPATQQATQDWTAPEAVTAEPVDLEALTDGATSMGMPRRRASIPASAALPDAPVAAAPANLPPADDSIVLPALEAADPEVELTAVTDVDWAPEQTLAEALPPSLPSRARGESAGAAGAPSLEPVQDAPLLDGGRRSAMFSRFRTLNALEDGASALDAVAAERGAPLAVPGLADDEQPQSWATSALESLGVAKPAEPELPSRGTVVVPSLEPDEEEWAPASADLYPAPVEQPVVEPQPAEQAPQPQWAAPQLQDDQQWAESSALPEPAPAARFASAPEPVRPQAVDDDASSTWAPVTAYEPLGAYEAQSAAGVPEPEPEPEAAPPLATRGARRALAEPQPVFEPEPTFAPEPTFAPEQAFAPEPAFVPEESFEPVGSLSDRVDATAPAPTPVETAPEPVAAQPAAPAPVAQASVPGAFEAPLPSFADVLSDAPTRRSTRQREAPVRRGLFGRKKKRDDETDEALPAAPQRAAEPVALTPRTPAVFSPGAGSPAPAPVAFSPEPVLAVPAATDQSAWAPAPSRNTLPDLASGSWNPAPVPDTALAELGKIAGTTDSWTPPGQISSDMSSMLAMRSNIQEQALAELSQLSSYRPAAVETSQGGGLTRRTRGEVAESTDDLASQKISRDAAELRSRLSAFQSATSRGRQAPEGEGHTEEAAAPAVDLSTQYVPDSAPQPR, from the coding sequence ATGCTCCGTAGGTTGAGCGTCCGAGGGAAGATCCTCGCCACCCTTGCCGTGCCTGTGATCGTGCTGTTCTTCGCCGCCGGTCTGTTCTCCGTGGCCGCCTTCGACGACGCGAAGGTCGCCAGCCAGGCGGAGGACGCGGTCGACCTCGGTCCCGCGATCGAGGCCGCCAGCGCAGCGCTCTCCGAGGAGCGCACCGTGTCGGTCACCACCGCGCGGGGTCAGACGACGGCCGAGATCGTCGCCGTCCGCAAGGTCACCGACGAGGCGCTCGCCTCTCTCGCCACGGCCTTCCGGGCCGTCGACGTCAGCGCGATCGACCCCCGGGTCCGGACCGCGCTCGACGGTGCGCTCGCCTCGAACAACCTCGACCTGGTGGTCATCCGCGACGAGCAGAAGCGCGGCACCGTCGGGCCGGACGACCTCTCGACGCGGTACACCGCGCTCATCAAGCGCCTGCCCGCCGGCCTGTCCGCCCTCTCCGCAGGCCTCACCGACCGACAGCTCGCCGCGGACGTCGACGCCTACGTCACCTCGCTCGACGCCCTCGACCAGCTCGGTGCCGAGCTGCCGCTCATGCAGCAGGCGCTCATCGACGCCTCGCGCGACAAGCTGGCCATCAACCGCGTGTACGCGCTCACCACGATCGTCGCGGACACCAACGCCGCACGAGCCCGGGCGACCGAGGCCGTGGCGTTCCTCGACGACACCGACCTCATCCTCCCTCGCGCCAACGTGGAGTACACCGGTCTGCGCCGTCTGCTCGCGACCGGTGACTTCTCCTCGGTCCGGCCGGACCTCGCGGCCCGCTGGCCCGGTGCGGTCGAGACCGAGGTCAACCGCATCGCGCCGCTCAACGAGACCTTGAGCGTGCGGATGGCCGAAGCAGCGTCGGACTCGACGGCCTCCGCCCGCAGCACCGCGATCGCGACCGTGATCATCGCGATGCTCACCGTCCTCGCCTCCGTCGTGGTCGCGCTGCTCATCGCCCGACGCATCACCGGGCCGCTCAAGCACCTCACCAAGACCGCCGGCGAGGTCCGCGACCAGCTGCCGCGGCTCGTCGAGCAGACCGCCGTGCCCGGTGCGATGCCGGACTTCGAGCTCCCCGAGATCGTCGTCGAGTCCGACGACGAGGTCGGCCAGCTGGCCGCGGCCTTCAACGACGTCAACCACACGACCGTCGAGGTCGCCCGCGAGCAGGCCGCGCTGCGCGGGTCCATCGCCGAGATGTTCGTCAACGTGGCCCGCCGCGACCACGTGCTGCTCAACCGCCAGCTCGCGTTCCTCGACGACCTCGAGCGGTCCGAGGAAGACCCGAACATCCTCGCGAACCTGTTCCGGCTCGACCACCTCGCGACCCGGATGCGCCGCAACTCCGAGTCGCTCCTGGTGCTCGCCGGGATCGACTCGGGCCGCCGCGTGCGCCAGCCGATGCCCGTATCCGACGTGGTCCGCACCGCGTCGTCCGAGATCGAGCTGTACGACCGCATCCACCTCAACCTCCAGTCCGACCCGCTCATGCTCGGGCACACGGCGCTCAACGCGGCGCACCTCGTCGCCGAGCTCCTCGAGAACGCGACGATGTTCTCGGAGCCCAACACCGCGGTCGAGGTCACCACGACCCGCACGAGCCACTACGTCACCATCGAGGTGCGCGACCACGGGCTCGGGATGAGCGCCGACGACATCGCGAGCGCCAACGAGAAGGTCGCCTCGCGCTCGCCCTCCGACGTCATCGGCGTCCAGCGCCTCGGTCTGTTCGTGGTCGGTCGTCTCGCCGACAAGCTCGGTGCGCACGTGGTGTTCGGTCTGCCCGTCGACGGCAGCGCCGGCACCGTGGTGACGGTGTCGCTGCCGCTCTCCCTGTTCGTGGACGAGTCCGACGTCCCGCTCCAGCTGCCGACCGACCCGCTGGTCCCCGCGACGCAGCAGGCCACCCAGGACTGGACGGCACCCGAGGCCGTGACGGCCGAGCCCGTGGACCTCGAGGCGCTGACCGACGGCGCGACGAGCATGGGCATGCCCCGTCGCCGCGCGTCGATCCCTGCCTCGGCCGCGCTCCCGGACGCCCCGGTCGCCGCCGCGCCGGCCAACCTGCCGCCCGCCGACGACTCCATCGTGCTCCCGGCGCTCGAGGCCGCCGACCCGGAGGTCGAGCTGACCGCGGTGACGGACGTCGACTGGGCGCCCGAGCAGACCCTCGCCGAGGCCCTGCCGCCGAGCTTGCCCAGCCGTGCCCGTGGGGAGTCTGCCGGTGCCGCCGGCGCTCCGTCCCTCGAGCCCGTCCAGGACGCACCGCTGCTCGACGGCGGTCGTCGCAGCGCGATGTTCTCGCGCTTCCGCACCCTCAACGCCCTCGAGGACGGGGCCTCCGCCCTCGACGCGGTCGCCGCCGAGCGTGGCGCCCCGCTGGCCGTCCCCGGGCTCGCCGACGACGAGCAGCCGCAGTCGTGGGCCACCTCCGCCCTCGAGAGCCTCGGGGTGGCGAAGCCGGCCGAGCCGGAGCTGCCCTCGCGCGGCACCGTCGTGGTCCCCTCGCTCGAGCCCGACGAGGAGGAGTGGGCGCCGGCCTCGGCCGACCTCTACCCCGCCCCCGTCGAGCAGCCCGTCGTCGAGCCGCAGCCCGCGGAGCAGGCGCCTCAGCCGCAGTGGGCGGCGCCGCAGCTCCAGGACGACCAGCAGTGGGCCGAGTCCTCTGCGCTGCCCGAGCCCGCGCCGGCGGCCAGGTTCGCCTCGGCGCCGGAGCCGGTCCGCCCCCAGGCCGTGGACGACGACGCGTCGTCGACCTGGGCCCCCGTGACCGCCTACGAGCCCCTGGGCGCCTACGAGGCGCAGTCCGCGGCAGGTGTGCCCGAGCCCGAGCCGGAGCCCGAGGCGGCCCCGCCGCTCGCGACCCGCGGGGCGCGGCGTGCGCTCGCCGAGCCGCAGCCGGTCTTCGAGCCCGAGCCGACGTTCGCACCGGAGCCGACGTTCGCACCGGAGCAGGCGTTCGCGCCCGAGCCGGCCTTCGTCCCCGAGGAGTCCTTCGAGCCCGTCGGGTCTCTGTCGGACCGGGTCGACGCCACCGCGCCGGCTCCGACGCCGGTCGAGACGGCGCCCGAGCCCGTGGCGGCCCAGCCCGCCGCTCCCGCGCCCGTGGCTCAGGCCTCGGTCCCGGGTGCCTTCGAGGCGCCGCTGCCGAGCTTCGCCGACGTGCTCTCCGACGCGCCGACCCGCCGGTCGACCCGTCAGCGTGAGGCGCCTGTGCGACGCGGCCTCTTCGGCCGCAAGAAGAAGCGCGACGACGAGACCGACGAGGCCCTGCCCGCTGCGCCGCAGCGCGCCGCAGAGCCCGTGGCGCTGACCCCGCGCACCCCCGCGGTCTTCAGCCCGGGTGCAGGGAGCCCGGCGCCCGCGCCGGTCGCCTTCAGCCCCGAGCCGGTCCTCGCGGTCCCAGCCGCGACGGACCAGTCGGCGTGGGCTCCGGCGCCGTCGCGCAACACGCTGCCAGACCTGGCGAGCGGCTCCTGGAACCCTGCCCCCGTGCCCGACACCGCGCTCGCCGAGCTCGGCAAGATCGCGGGCACCACCGACAGCTGGACGCCCCCGGGGCAGATCAGCTCGGACATGTCCTCGATGCTCGCCATGCGGTCGAACATCCAGGAGCAGGCGCTGGCCGAGCTGAGCCAGCTGTCCTCCTACCGCCCTGCGGCGGTCGAAACCTCACAGGGCGGCGGGCTGACCCGCCGTACCCGTGGCGAGGTCGCGGAATCCACCGACGACCTCGCGTCCCAGAAGATCAGCCGCGACGCGGCCGAGCTTCGCTCCCGGCTCTCGGCGTTCCAGTCGGCCACCTCGCGTGGACGTCAGGCACCCGAGGGCGAAGGTCACACCGAGGAGGCCGCGGCACCCGCCGTGGACCTCAGCACGCAGTACGTCCCAGACTCGGCGCCCCAGCCGCGTTGA
- a CDS encoding roadblock/LC7 domain-containing protein: MSALSTEATNFGWLLDNFVRTVPGTRHTLVVSADGLLMAMSDNLDRTSGDQLAAIVSGMSSLTRGASRQLNGGAVRQSIIEMDNGFLFLMNVSNGSVLAAVADSTCDVGLIGYEMAMLVSRTEATLTPQLITEMRSSLPVDGAVRAPIG; encoded by the coding sequence GTGAGCGCTCTCAGCACCGAGGCGACGAACTTCGGTTGGTTGCTGGACAACTTCGTCAGGACTGTCCCTGGCACCCGTCACACCCTGGTCGTGTCGGCCGACGGCCTGCTCATGGCCATGTCCGACAACCTCGACCGGACCAGCGGCGACCAGCTCGCCGCGATCGTGTCCGGCATGTCGAGCCTGACCCGCGGGGCATCCCGCCAGCTCAACGGAGGCGCGGTCCGCCAGTCCATCATCGAGATGGACAACGGCTTCCTGTTCCTCATGAACGTGTCCAACGGCTCTGTCCTCGCGGCTGTCGCGGACTCGACGTGCGACGTCGGTCTGATCGGCTACGAGATGGCGATGCTGGTCTCTCGGACTGAGGCGACGCTGACGCCGCAGCTCATCACCGAGATGCGCAGCAGCCTGCCTGTCGACGGAGCCGTCCGAGCCCCCATCGGATGA
- a CDS encoding DUF742 domain-containing protein: protein MMTRRSGSHSMDGEHFEAATVRPYAVTGGRVRSATSNLPLETLIEVLPGAVDSRGLPPEKRAILSHAASNYVSIAEVSALLRMPLGVVRILIADLAEDGYLTIHTSTPVNVHTGHGQNPALSLSVLESVLNGISAL, encoded by the coding sequence ATGATGACCAGACGCTCCGGCTCGCACTCCATGGACGGCGAGCACTTCGAGGCCGCGACGGTGCGCCCGTACGCGGTGACCGGCGGGCGAGTGCGGTCCGCGACGTCGAACCTCCCCCTGGAGACCCTCATCGAGGTGCTCCCGGGTGCGGTCGACAGCCGTGGCCTGCCTCCTGAGAAGCGAGCGATCCTCAGCCACGCAGCCAGCAACTACGTGTCGATCGCCGAGGTGTCTGCGCTCCTGCGCATGCCGCTCGGCGTGGTCCGGATCCTCATCGCCGACCTCGCAGAGGACGGCTACCTGACCATCCACACGTCTACGCCAGTCAATGTTCACACCGGCCACGGCCAGAACCCCGCCCTGTCCCTGAGTGTGTTGGAGAGTGTTCTCAATGGTATTTCAGCCCTCTAG
- a CDS encoding ATP/GTP-binding protein, giving the protein MVFQPSSGPTEATAVSKPVGAPTVVKIVVAGGFAVGKTTFIGSISDIEPLNTEAAMTEHSVGVDDAGGQTDRKTTTTVAMDFGRIELPGSLWLYLFGTPGQDRFLFMWDDLVRGAIGAVVLVDTDRLEQCFPAVDYFESRGIPFVVGVNCFDGVAKHRLEDVREALQIPAHVPMLYTDARSRAATKQSLIALVQHAMQQIRAA; this is encoded by the coding sequence ATGGTATTTCAGCCCTCTAGCGGACCGACCGAGGCCACCGCTGTGAGCAAGCCCGTCGGTGCCCCCACGGTCGTCAAGATCGTGGTGGCCGGCGGGTTCGCGGTCGGCAAGACGACGTTCATCGGGTCGATCTCGGACATCGAGCCGCTCAACACCGAGGCCGCGATGACCGAGCACTCGGTCGGCGTGGACGACGCGGGCGGTCAGACCGACCGCAAGACCACCACGACCGTCGCGATGGACTTCGGGCGCATCGAGCTCCCGGGCTCGCTATGGCTGTACCTGTTCGGCACGCCGGGCCAGGACCGCTTCCTGTTCATGTGGGACGACCTGGTCCGTGGTGCGATCGGCGCCGTGGTGCTCGTCGACACCGACCGCCTGGAGCAGTGCTTCCCGGCCGTCGACTACTTCGAGTCCCGCGGGATCCCGTTCGTGGTCGGAGTCAACTGCTTCGACGGTGTGGCCAAGCACCGCCTCGAGGACGTCCGCGAGGCCCTGCAGATCCCCGCGCACGTGCCGATGCTCTACACGGACGCCCGTTCGCGTGCGGCGACCAAGCAGTCGCTCATCGCGCTCGTGCAGCACGCCATGCAGCAGATCCGGGCTGCGTGA